The Paenibacillus amylolyticus genome contains the following window.
TGTCCAGTACTGTAATTTCACTATTCGGGTAACTGAAGCCTACGCTGCGGAATTCAACCGCTCCCTGCACAGCGCGCTGTTTCTTCGAAGAGTATACAGATGGCGGAAAATGTGAAGATTTCACAGATCCGGCAGACGTTGCAGACGTTGCTACCGCTTTATTCTGTTCAGTCTCTGACGTATCCTCCGTATTAAACACTTCATTCAGACGCTGCGCTGAAGCGCTTGCTCTCGAGAAGGTCACCAGAATCCAGGACAATGCAGACATGGCTCCAATTGTGCGAAGCAGATAGTTAATGACGGCAACCACTTCACCTACGGTTGCATTACCAGCGGCAATGTCTACTCGTCCGAACCAGAGCACGGCGATGATACAGACATTCATCATCAGCAGCATGAATGGCATCGTGGTCTCCGTCAAGCGCAGCGCGGAGATTGTGCCTTTCATCAGCTTGCCGCTGAATCCGGCAAAGCGTTCAATCTCATGGCCCATCCGTACGAAGACACGGATCAGCCGAATGCCTGTCAGATTCTCCTGGATGACTCCATTGACGGCATCCAGTCTGCGCTGCACATTGCGGAACAGCAACGCTGCCTTTTAATCATCCATACCACAACCACAAGCAGGACAGGAACCATGACAACCAGCAGCAGACCCAGCCTCGGATTCACGATCACTGCCATAATCATGCTACCGATAACCACCAAAGGCACCCGTGTCATGAATCGCAGGCTCATGAAGACCGTGTCCTGAACCTGGGTCACATCCCCTGTTAATCGGGTGATCAGGGACGATGTTGCAAACCGGTTAAATACGGCATAAGAGAACGTTTGCACTTTCTCATACAGCTTCTCCCGCAGATCGTATCCAAACCCCAGACTCGCATGGGACGCAAAGAACGAACTGGCAATCCCGGCAGCAAAAGCCACCACAGCACTGCCAACCAGCACACCGCCCCATATCCAGACGACAGATAAATCCCCCTGTTGAATCCCGTTATCAATGATCTTGGAGATCAGATAAGGCTGGGCCAGCTCCACCGCAAGCTCAATCAACATCATGACCAGGGCGGCAATCGCGGCAACTCGGTACTTCTTCAAGTAGTATAACAGCTTGATCATAAGCATTCCTCCGGCTCGGAGCACCCTAAACCGATAGCACGTTCCAGCTCAGAGCCTCCATTAGACATGTTGTTTTCTCCACTTCGTCCAATATGTAATCATTTCTATGTACACATATGGTTATTATAGCGTATTTTACAATGCCGCTTCTATTCTTATTACCCTACTTTTCCCATGACAATAACTTATCAACATTATGACAGCAAAAAAAAGGAAGGTCTCGTTTAATGATCAACAAAAAACCAGGACATGAATGTCCCGGTTTTCGGCTAATATGCTTTTTCTACTTGATATTTGGAGGAATCTTTGATCATCGTAATATTGGTTTTGCTTTTCTTCCATGTGGCGTCCACAGTTGTATCAATGGTGATCCATTTCCCGTCCAGATAGACTTCGTTCCAAGCATGGTACGTATCTACATAAGCGCTTGTTCCCATATTCAGCTTGGCTGGAATACCGACACTCCGGACCATCCCCGCAAACAAAGAGGAGTATCCGTAACAGATCGCTTTGCGAGAAGCCATGGTAACGTCCATTTCAGGCAAGTACCCATCACTTGGAAGATTCGCGGCCAACTGTTTATCGTAGTTCACAGTAGTAATAATATAGTTATAGATCGCTCTAACCTTGTCTGTATCCGTTTTTTTGCCTTTAGTCAGCTCTCTCGCTTTTGCAGCAGCTTGTTTGGTTGTCGTCCAATCCACATTCTGTATGGAATTCAGATATACACGGCTGGAGTTGCTGAGCTTCAAATTGACTTTTTTCTGTTCCAGAATCTGATACAACTTGCCGCTGGTCTGTTCCAATAACGTAATTGAATATTCGCCATTCCCCATCTGGAGCGGAAACACCTCAGATTTTTTCCCCGGAACCAGATTATACGTATATTTTTCCTGCCCTTTTGCAATCTGAACCTTGGTTCTAACAAGGGATTTCACATCATATTGAACATGGATGATACCTTTGCCCACATCTGATGTATCCAACCATTCCTGCCGATCTGCATACACGCGGCTTCCATGTGTCAGATTACCTGTGATCAGCAAAATGATGATCAGCGTCGCCATGAACTTGCGCATGACATGTTAACTCCCTTCGGTAGCCAGGCTGCCACGCTTATGCGGAAGGCCCTTTGGCTTTGCGTCCCTGCCTTTCGACAGGTTTGCCGTTGTCGTATTACGTTGGTAGTTTACAATCTTTACTAATATATATCGGACAGTTAATCCTTGCGGTTGAATAGACCATTGTACCTATTTCAAGATATGTATGAGGATAACAGGTGGCATGCTGAATATATGAACAGGCAAAAAAGCCGAACCCTTGTTGGGTTCAGCTTTTTTGTATAACGCTATACTTTTGCTTATTACATCATTCGGGCCTGCACGATCAGGCGGTGCGTGGGATTAATCAGAGGATCACATGTAATCAGAGTAAGTAATCTGTCATCACCCTCGTTGTTTAGTACAGATATATCTGTGGGCTCTACAATCTTAATTCGGATGACCTCATACAAGTACTCTTGTCCATGTCTGCGTATCTTAATCTCATCACCAAGGACCACTTCATTCAGACGATTGAACAATCGCCCTGTGGTGTGCGCACGATGAGCTGCAATTGCAGCATTCCCTGGTTGGCCTGGCAAAGATGTCTCACTGATGTGTACAGCAGCATGTTTCATATTCTGCTTGGTGGCTCCCTCCAGAATCGGCAGCTCCACATCGATACGATCAATGCCAATCACGCCGATTACAGAGGGGTCTGCAATCTGATCTTCTGCATGTTATGGGTCTGATTCTTGTGAAGAAGCACCCTCATCATCTTCCGTATTCTCCAACAGATTCGATACCTTCTTGTAACTGTTGAGTATACGTTGTCCATCTAAAATACCTTCACTTGAAGAACGTGAGGATGAGTCCTGCAAAGAGGCATGTTCTGCCGTCTTCAGCAACTGGTTCGTCTTCCTGTCCTCATTCCATTCCCTCAGACCTGGATATAGGATGATCGCTATCCCCAGCAATAGAAGCACATATGCAATTTTACGCATAGGCTAGACCTTTCTTCTAAACAATAAGCTGCTTCCGAGTAGTAACAAAATGATACCCGACACGTAAAATGGCATCTTGCTGTTTTCTCCTGTTTGTGGCAACATACCTGTTTGCATTCCACCGCCGTCAGGTTGCTGTGGCTGAGGTTCACCGACAGGCATTCCTTGGGGAATCGGATCCTCGTTGATCACCACTGGCGGCGCGTTGGCTCCACAGGCGTACCCGGGATAACGGGTTGCTCACTTCCAGGGGTACCCTCATCGGATGGTGTTGGGTTCGGATCAACACCTCCCAGCGGAATATCCTCATCCTCAATAATCACAGGAACCGGAGTAACAGGTACCGGAGTCCCTGGAACAACAGGTTCAATTGGTGACTGTGGATCAGAGCCCACAGGTGTTCCTGGTTCGGTTGGTGTCTGTGGATCAGAGTCCACAGGTGTTCCTGGTTCGGTTGGTGTCTGTGGATCAGGGTCCGCAGGTGTTCCTGGTTCGGTTGGTGTCTGTGGATCGGGATCCGCAGGTGTTCCCGGTTCGGTTGGTGTCTGTGGATCAGGGTCCGCAGGTGTCCCCGGTTCTACTGGCGGTTCTGTTTTCTTCGTGTTGGTTACCACCATGGTCTTCACGTTACCTGTCTTTTGGACACCGGAATCAATCTTGACGGTGATCTGAGCTTGATCAATATCATAGCCTTCCGGAGCTGTAAGCTCCTCCAGCACATAGTCATCGTATAACAGATTGCTGAATACGATTCTGCCATCGGCATCTGTGGTTTGGATGATTGGTGTACGCTTTTCTGCCTTATCATATAGAGCGAATGTAGCACCCTCCAACTTCTCATCAGGCCGCTCCTTGTCTACCTTGGTTACTTCGAGACTGCCTGTAACTCCATTACCTGTCCCGCTTCCGGAGGAAGTACGAACCGTAATTTGCTGCTCGGTCTCCCGCTTCTCCGTGGTTAGGCGGCTCCCTTCCATATAGACTTTATTGCTGACTTTGGATTTATCCGAAGCATGGATGAACGACTGATACTCCAAGATGTATGCGGACGAGATTGCCTGTATAAATCTCAGTTCCAAACGCTGTTTACCCTCTTCATCTTTACGGATATTCAAAGTATAATCGTGATCCCTAATTAACTCCTGATCCTTGGAGATTTCGCCTCCAGCGGTTACTTTAGTTGAATAGAGATGGAAAGAATCATCCATTAGAATCTGATTTGCGCTAGGCTCATCGATAATCCGGGCATCGGTGACGTAAGATTGTCCTTCATTAATGTTAATGTTCCAGTTGATCTTATTGCCATTCTGAGCACCATTCTTCGTGACATATACGCCACCGTGCGGGATGGCTACCGTTGCCGTCCATTCGGCAACCGTTGCTCCACTGCTTTGTACGACCGCTTTATTTTTCACTTGCGAGGTGAGCAATTCTCCCTCCAGTGATGTTCTGAACGTGATCCAGTAAGGGGTGCTGACGTTATCTGCGAATTGGATTCGAAGCTCATTCCCATTCTCCCGGGAAGGTGCAATAACGGTATACCGATCTGCCGGCACTTCTGCTCCCTTACTTGCTCCATTCCATGTACCGGACAATGTCATATCGTAAACTTTTACCGAATCAGGTATTACCTTCTGTCCTTGTTGCAGTACATCACGCACTTCCGTTTGACTCCATGATTTTTTATTGTAGTTCATCAGAATATCCCAGGTAATCTCTTTGTTGCTGGCATTGTAGGTACCTCGTTTGGCCCCATTGTCTTTGGTGAGATTATCAGGCCAGAATCTAGCGTCTGTCTCTGCAGAACGTGGCTCTTTATTTTGCATCCATTCCATGTTGACTTTGTTCCAAAATTCGGGAGGTGCTTTGTTGATCTTCCAATCGCTGTTATATGATGTTTTGTATGTGATTGTATACGTGTTATTCAGTGACTTGGAAGGGTCAAAATGCAGTTCGAATCCGCTTCTGTTCCCTTCTGAGCCAAGAATAACAGTGTAATCCTGCGGGGATTGCAGTTTATTTTTACCGTCTAGACTTGCAACCTGTATGGTATCAGGGAGAAGTTCCAGCCCCCCATTTGGAAATGAATCCTTGATTACAACTTGTTCCATCGGATATTTATCACTGTTCAATGTTACTTTCCAGATGACCGTTTTATCCTTGAAATTGGCCTCAGCCACTTCTTTCTTAATCACGCCGCTTCGGAGAACCTGCTCTGCTTGAGAAGCTCCTCCATCTGTCGTGATTTTGTTGATGATCTTCTCATTCTCATAGACACGATTTATGGGTTTGGTCTGATACTTTATCGTATATGCGGTCTCCACATCCTCATGGAATTGCAGGTTGAAGCCACTTGTTTTATTTTCATTCTGGATCATCGTCAACGTATACGCGGAAGCATCCAGTGCTTCATTGCTTGTTCCTTTGTACACTTTGAACGATTCGTTTATCAATTGCTGACTTCCGTTAAACCGGTCATTTAGCTGGGCACTCGCCTGTGGTATATGTACATTCCCAGATTGTATCCAACGGTCCATGAGATGGTTTGGCTGATCGGATCATATTTAGCTACGCTTTTGGAGAGCAGTGCTCCACGTTTCACGTTAACTGTGGCACTTGCTGATGTTTCTTCAATGTCATCTCCAGAAAGTACCGCTGTGTTGGTGTATTGCGCCGACTGATCCACCATTTGCGTGGAATATTCAATTCGATAGGCGGTATTGATGCTTTCTTTGTTCCAATGAAGCTTGAATCCCTTGTCACTATCCAATGTTTCTACTGCATACTCGCTTGCGTCCAGTGGTTCACGCAGGACGGTCGAACCATCGCCGTTCACTTGGAGATGATACACACGTATCGATTCCTTCTGAAGTTGCAGACCTTCAGGTGTCGGATCGGTGATCATGCCGCGGCTGAATGAATCCAGCTCTTTGTTCACATCCAGTGTCCAGTTAATTGAATTAGAATCTGTCGCATCCACTTTCCCACGCTTCTCAAGTGCAGGTGCAGCTTGCGGTGCAATCTGGATGACGACGGTCTGTTCGCCACCTTTGATCGGTGTCACAATAGTTACCTCTGTGCTGCCCTTTACAATCTCTGTGCTGAATTCGGTTTGGATCTGCAAGGTACCCGTTACATTGGAGTGGTTCTCCACATAGTCATTAAACGTAAGTACAACCTTGCCTTGACGATCCACGGTAAAACGCCCAACTTCGTTTTGCCCATTTTCAGTAGCCAGAGGTTCGTCTATATCGGTGTAGATGACAAACTGTTCCGGAAGATTAAAGGTAAAAGTATCTCCCGACTTGTACGTATTGTTCGGTAACTCCCAGTCATATTTCAACTGAATCGCTTCATCGGCCTGAATGCGATGACCCGGATTCTGTACGCTGTCGATGAGTGCTCCATCCGCACCGGTTAATATCAGTTTCGTTAAAATATTGACGTTCTGAGCTGGCTGCTCTTCAAGTTCATTGGTATCTTGAACTTCATCACTATCAGCTGGATCTGAGCTCTCTGTCTCTTCCGGTTGTTCCGGATCTGCTACGAGATCAGCCGAGGCTGGATCTTCGGTTAGATTCGACTCTTCAGACAAATCTGATGAATCGGGAGCTTCACCTGCTTCTAAAGCATCTGGTTCATCTGATGTTTCGGTTGCTTCCTGGCCATTTTCTACAACTGGCATCTGCTCTGCATTCTCTTGATCAGCCGCAGCAGATACCTGCGGAACCGTCACTCCCAAAAAAGTGTGTACAACGAGTAACAAAGCAATCATCAGGATCGGTAATTTTCTTCTCATCGTTCGGCATGTCTCCTAGTTGTGTTATTTGTACTTCTGTCATGCGAAACATGATCGCCTAGTTTTAGACTGAAGTTCCAGTTCTTCTTTTTAAACCTTTGCCGGAAAGACAAAACGATCCCAGCATAAAAATATGGAATTTTATACCTATCCTATTCATATTGCAACACAAAAAAAAGCCCTGATCTTAGGATCAGAGCGTTGATAAATGAAGTTATATGTTTTCCCAATTGGAACAAAAAAGAAAAACTCTGACCTTATTGAAAACAGCCAGAGTTCGTTCTACATTGACGATATAAGTCGCCTTTTATTCGTTATTCCCCGTAAATCTCTTTAATCCGTTCTTCCTCATTGGTAGACAACAGTACATTCAGCAATCCCATCGCATTATTGGCATCTGTTCTCGCCGTCTTGTACATCTCGGCAAACGCCGCTTCATCCTGGTCCGGGTCCGTCTCAGCAAGCTTGCCCCACGAGGTACGGGCTTTGTCGTATAGCGTACTGAGCGTGATGTCACGTGGATGCTGGGCAACAGGTGCCATGGACTCAAATTTTGCTGTCACACGGAAGAAATCCATAGAGTCCTGGAATGACGTACTGCTGTAATCCTTATTTTTCATCGCATCTTCTGTGATCAACAGACCTTCACGGGCAATAAACAGCGTTTTCACCATGGCACGTTCCAGATTGGTTGCTTCTTCCCAGGTTACATAAGATTCATCAGGTGCTTGTACCGTTGTGAAATAAGGAAAGGCATCATCGATCAGACGCTGCGAATCGGAGTGAATCGGCACGCCTGCATTCACGTCCACAACAGCATCGCTATAATTGGCAACATTAATGTTTTTGGAATTATTCTCACTGACCCGACGCACCGGATGATCATCAAGCGGGATACGGATGTAACCCAGTTGATCCGCATACTGCTGCTTCAATTCATCCAATGTGGAGTCCTTTCCAATCTTGCCTGCTTCGGCTGAAGAAGATTCTTTCGCGGCTGTCTCTGCCTCCTCACCAGCAGTCGAACCCGTTGCAGCGGTTTCTGTTACAGCAGCTTTCGAGCTATTGGTTTCGGATGAAGCAGCTTCTGCACCGGAAGCAGATTCCGGTGATGATGATGTCTCTTTCACTCCGCCACCGCAAGCTGTCAGCATAGCTGCCAAACTGAACAGGACCGCGAATGTCTTTATCATATCATTCCATTTCATCATCTAATCTTCCCCTATCGTATGTATATTCCTGAGAAAC
Protein-coding sequences here:
- a CDS encoding transglutaminase-like domain-containing protein, which encodes MRKFMATLIIILLITGNLTHGSRVYADRQEWLDTSDVGKGIIHVQYDVKSLVRTKVQIAKGQEKYTYNLVPGKKSEVFPLQMGNGEYSITLLEQTSGKLYQILEQKKVNLKLSNSSRVYLNSIQNVDWTTTKQAAAKARELTKGKKTDTDKVRAIYNYIITTVNYDKQLAANLPSDGYLPEMDVTMASRKAICYGYSSLFAGMVRSVGIPAKLNMGTSAYVDTYHAWNEVYLDGKWITIDTTVDATWKKSKTNITMIKDSSKYQVEKAY
- a CDS encoding class D sortase, whose protein sequence is MIGIDRIDVELPILEGATKQNMKHAAVHISETSLPGQPGNAAIAAHRAHTTGRLFNRLNEVVLGDEIKIRRHGQEYLYEVIRIKIVEPTDISVLNNEGDDRLLTLITCDPLINPTHRLIVQARMM
- a CDS encoding collagen binding domain-containing protein, which gives rise to MINESFKVYKGTSNEALDASAYTLTMIQNENKTSGFNLQFHEDVETAYTIKYQTKPINRVYENEKIINKITTDGGASQAEQVLRSGVIKKEVAEANFKDKTVIWKVTLNSDKYPMEQVVIKDSFPNGGLELLPDTIQVASLDGKNKLQSPQDYTVILGSEGNRSGFELHFDPSKSLNNTYTITYKTSYNSDWKINKAPPEFWNKVNMEWMQNKEPRSAETDARFWPDNLTKDNGAKRGTYNASNKEITWDILMNYNKKSWSQTEVRDVLQQGQKVIPDSVKVYDMTLSGTWNGASKGAEVPADRYTVIAPSRENGNELRIQFADNVSTPYWITFRTSLEGELLTSQVKNKAVVQSSGATVAEWTATVAIPHGGVYVTKNGAQNGNKINWNININEGQSYVTDARIIDEPSANQILMDDSFHLYSTKVTAGGEISKDQELIRDHDYTLNIRKDEEGKQRLELRFIQAISSAYILEYQSFIHASDKSKVSNKVYMEGSRLTTEKRETEQQITVRTSSGSGTGNGVTGSLEVTKVDKERPDEKLEGATFALYDKAEKRTPIIQTTDADGRIVFSNLLYDDYVLEELTAPEGYDIDQAQITVKIDSGVQKTGNVKTMVVTNTKKTEPPVEPGTPADPDPQTPTEPGTPADPDPQTPTEPGTPADPDPQTPTEPGTPVDSDPQTPTEPGTPVGSDPQSPIEPVVPGTPVPVTPVPVIIEDEDIPLGGVDPNPTPSDEGTPGSEQPVIPGTPVEPTRRQW
- a CDS encoding collagen binding domain-containing protein, producing MRRKLPILMIALLLVVHTFLGVTVPQVSAAADQENAEQMPVVENGQEATETSDEPDALEAGEAPDSSDLSEESNLTEDPASADLVADPEQPEETESSDPADSDEVQDTNELEEQPAQNVNILTKLILTGADGALIDSVQNPGHRIQADEAIQLKYDWELPNNTYKSGDTFTFNLPEQFVIYTDIDEPLATENGQNEVGRFTVDRQGKVVLTFNDYVENHSNVTGTLQIQTEFSTEIVKGSTEVTIVTPIKGGEQTVVIQIAPQAAPALEKRGKVDATDSNSINWTLDVNKELDSFSRGMITDPTPEGLQLQKESIRVYHLQVNGDGSTVLREPLDASEYAVETLDSDKGFKLHWNKESINTAYRIEYSTQMVDQSAQYTNTAVLSGDDIEETSASATVNVKRGALLSKSVAKYDPISQTISWTVGYNLGMYIYHRRVPS